A portion of the Limosilactobacillus reuteri genome contains these proteins:
- a CDS encoding LURP-one-related/scramblase family protein has product MRQLYIRDRSSDLHGTTVIRDKNGKSCYLLVGKWGMRYDALSLYAIDGALLAEAKQLTLGLLPKFALYVNRQRVGTIGKGLGFVQQVIYIRGINWIVVGSPLTSRYRVFSGSHLVFSIQPVKLSSGYCHELKINKKDDEPLAILIASILNHWARRSEQEPLLARLMKRSPNLNTSMSFSISNQLNLNCKGHRNK; this is encoded by the coding sequence GTGCGACAATTATATATTCGCGATCGTTCAAGTGATTTACATGGAACGACCGTCATTCGCGATAAGAATGGTAAATCGTGCTATCTTCTTGTCGGTAAGTGGGGAATGAGGTACGATGCCCTATCATTATATGCAATTGATGGAGCCTTATTAGCTGAAGCAAAGCAATTAACTCTTGGACTGTTACCCAAATTCGCATTATATGTTAATCGACAACGCGTTGGAACAATTGGGAAAGGTCTTGGGTTTGTTCAACAGGTTATTTATATACGCGGTATTAACTGGATCGTTGTTGGTTCACCATTGACAAGCCGTTATCGTGTTTTTTCCGGTAGTCACTTAGTTTTTTCAATTCAACCTGTTAAACTATCAAGCGGATATTGTCATGAATTAAAGATAAATAAAAAAGATGATGAACCGTTAGCAATTCTAATCGCTAGTATTCTCAACCATTGGGCTCGACGAAGTGAACAAGAACCTTTATTAGCACGATTAATGAAGCGTTCCCCTAATCTTAATACCAGCATGTCATTTTCAATTAGCAATCAGTTAAACTTAAACTGTAAAGGACATAGAAACAAATAG
- the secG gene encoding preprotein translocase subunit SecG, with protein MYNTLMTLFLIDCVVLIACVMMQPAKNDNDAMSALTGGAGDLFSRRKARGFEAVMQIVTTICGALFFILALAMIYVSSH; from the coding sequence TTGTATAACACATTAATGACTTTATTCTTAATTGATTGCGTTGTATTAATTGCGTGTGTAATGATGCAACCAGCAAAAAACGATAATGATGCAATGTCAGCTTTGACAGGTGGTGCGGGTGACTTATTCTCACGTCGTAAAGCGCGGGGATTTGAAGCTGTTATGCAGATTGTTACAACAATTTGTGGAGCACTCTTCTTTATTCTGGCATTAGCGATGATTTACGTTTCGTCACATTAA
- the rnr gene encoding ribonuclease R has product MTTNNLKEKILTHLTDNAGVSYSAEKLAHQLGMDDAEHFTPIVQSLAQLEREKKVQVTDRGEFEAVIKQQPLIGTFHGNDKGFGFVDYDPDLPDMYINPDHTLHALNGDQVEVKILRPAKAGSDQGPEGQVTRIVEHKYENVVGEFKQETVGDDYIGEILLKDKKLSQYHFYVTDKGLKPLDGQVVTATVETYPSDEAPEVMTGAVTEVIGDKDEPGIDIMSVIYAHDVPHEFPKEVMDQANKIPLHVLPEEKKGRVDITDQPLVTIDAIESKDLDDAVVAWKMDNGHYHLGVHIADVTHYVKPGTPLDQEAFKRGTSVYLTDRVVPMLPKRLSNGICSLNPGEERLAMSCEMEIDEQGKIVNHRIFQSVMKSHARMTYKAVNKILESHDAKTMKQYEDLVPMFETMGEIHKLLLKNRKKRGAIDFEAPEAKIIVDEKGHPTDIQLRNRGLSERMIESFMLAANETVAEHYFKERVPFLYRIHETPDSDRIKSFVDFLAVFGIDVHGDIKNVKPGMLQKVLKDVAGTPEEQMVQVMMLRSMQQAKYLDEELGHFGLGAKYYTHFTSPIRRYPDDTVHRLIKWYEEHGKNESAKDHWHDKLPEIAEHTSVTERRGIDTERDVDSMKKAEYMEDHVGETFDAVVSSVMKFGLFVELPNTVDGLVHISVMKDDYYEYSEKHMALIGRNSHRIFQMGQPIKVKLVRADKDLREVDFEIVNPEEAPKTKIRVPRNDEYRGRKGRTNNNSRHENNNGNHYRNTQGKWRRTHQENGHQNNRQINRGQTRHHNNSRDHEGVRRHH; this is encoded by the coding sequence ATGACAACAAATAATTTAAAAGAAAAAATATTAACACATTTAACAGATAATGCAGGTGTGAGTTACTCAGCAGAAAAACTTGCTCACCAATTAGGAATGGATGATGCTGAGCACTTTACACCGATTGTTCAATCTCTTGCTCAATTGGAACGAGAGAAAAAAGTTCAAGTAACTGATCGTGGCGAATTCGAGGCAGTTATTAAACAACAACCACTTATTGGGACTTTCCATGGTAACGATAAGGGCTTTGGTTTTGTAGACTATGACCCGGATCTTCCAGATATGTATATTAATCCTGATCATACTTTGCATGCATTAAATGGAGATCAAGTAGAAGTTAAAATATTACGACCAGCAAAAGCAGGTAGTGATCAGGGTCCAGAAGGTCAAGTAACCCGGATTGTTGAACATAAATATGAAAATGTAGTTGGTGAATTCAAGCAAGAGACTGTTGGTGATGATTACATTGGCGAAATTTTGCTTAAAGATAAGAAATTATCGCAGTATCATTTCTATGTAACGGACAAGGGATTAAAACCGCTTGACGGCCAAGTAGTAACAGCTACTGTTGAGACTTATCCTAGTGATGAAGCACCAGAAGTAATGACGGGTGCCGTTACTGAAGTGATTGGTGATAAAGATGAACCGGGCATTGATATTATGTCAGTAATTTATGCTCACGATGTTCCTCATGAATTCCCTAAAGAAGTGATGGACCAAGCTAATAAGATTCCGCTTCATGTTCTCCCAGAAGAAAAAAAGGGACGGGTAGATATTACTGACCAACCACTTGTTACCATTGATGCGATTGAATCAAAAGACTTGGATGATGCAGTGGTAGCATGGAAGATGGATAATGGACATTACCACCTTGGAGTCCATATTGCTGATGTTACTCACTATGTAAAACCAGGTACACCGCTTGATCAAGAAGCATTTAAGCGTGGTACATCTGTTTATCTAACTGATCGGGTAGTTCCAATGCTTCCTAAGCGGCTTTCTAACGGTATTTGTTCCTTAAATCCGGGTGAAGAGCGTCTTGCCATGAGTTGTGAAATGGAGATTGATGAACAAGGAAAGATCGTTAATCACCGAATCTTCCAAAGTGTTATGAAATCACATGCCCGAATGACTTATAAAGCAGTTAATAAGATTTTGGAGTCGCATGATGCTAAAACGATGAAACAATATGAAGACCTCGTTCCAATGTTTGAGACAATGGGTGAGATTCACAAATTATTGCTTAAAAATCGGAAAAAACGTGGTGCTATTGACTTTGAAGCTCCTGAAGCAAAGATTATTGTGGATGAAAAGGGGCACCCAACTGATATTCAACTACGGAATCGGGGACTTTCTGAACGGATGATTGAATCCTTTATGTTAGCTGCTAATGAAACAGTTGCTGAACACTACTTCAAAGAACGTGTTCCATTCCTTTATCGGATCCACGAAACACCAGATAGTGACCGGATTAAGTCATTTGTGGACTTTTTGGCTGTGTTTGGGATTGATGTTCATGGTGATATTAAAAATGTTAAACCAGGGATGCTTCAAAAAGTATTAAAAGATGTGGCTGGTACTCCTGAAGAACAAATGGTCCAAGTGATGATGTTACGTAGTATGCAACAAGCTAAATACTTGGATGAAGAACTAGGTCACTTTGGCTTAGGCGCTAAATACTACACTCACTTTACTTCACCAATTCGGCGATACCCTGATGATACAGTTCACCGCTTGATTAAGTGGTATGAAGAACATGGTAAAAACGAATCAGCTAAGGATCATTGGCATGACAAGCTTCCTGAAATTGCTGAACATACTTCCGTTACCGAACGACGGGGAATTGATACAGAACGTGATGTTGACAGTATGAAGAAAGCCGAATACATGGAAGATCATGTTGGTGAAACCTTTGATGCTGTCGTAAGTTCAGTAATGAAGTTTGGTTTGTTCGTCGAATTGCCAAATACAGTTGATGGGTTAGTTCATATTAGCGTCATGAAGGATGATTATTATGAATATTCAGAAAAACACATGGCGCTAATCGGACGAAACTCTCATCGAATTTTCCAAATGGGGCAACCAATTAAGGTTAAGTTAGTTCGAGCAGATAAAGATCTTCGTGAAGTTGACTTTGAAATTGTTAACCCTGAAGAGGCACCAAAGACAAAGATTCGGGTTCCACGTAATGATGAGTATCGTGGTCGCAAGGGACGTACCAATAATAATTCCCGTCATGAGAATAATAATGGTAACCATTACCGTAATACTCAAGGAAAATGGCGTCGCACTCATCAAGAAAACGGACATCAAAATAATCGTCAAATAAATCGGGGACAAACTCGTCACCACAATAATTCACGTGATCATGAAGGCGTTCGTCGCCACCATTAA
- the smpB gene encoding SsrA-binding protein SmpB produces MAKKSHQENNDNLIAQNKKARHDYFVTDTVEAGLVLTGTEIKSVRAHRVNLKDGFAQVRNGEAWLMNVHISEYDNGTYFNQDPLRNRKLLLHKKEINKLVGALQDKGVTLIPLKMYIKHGYAKVLLGLAKGKHQYDKREAIKRREQNREIERIMKHY; encoded by the coding sequence ATGGCAAAAAAATCCCATCAAGAAAATAATGACAATTTAATTGCGCAAAATAAAAAAGCACGTCACGATTATTTTGTCACGGATACCGTTGAAGCAGGATTAGTTTTAACGGGGACGGAGATAAAATCTGTTCGTGCTCACCGGGTTAATTTGAAAGATGGATTTGCCCAAGTTCGTAACGGTGAAGCTTGGTTAATGAATGTGCATATTAGTGAGTATGATAATGGGACTTATTTCAATCAAGATCCATTAAGAAATCGCAAGTTGCTATTGCACAAAAAGGAAATCAATAAGCTTGTAGGAGCCTTACAGGATAAGGGAGTTACACTTATTCCCTTGAAAATGTATATTAAACACGGCTATGCAAAAGTTTTATTAGGACTAGCCAAAGGTAAACACCAGTACGATAAACGTGAAGCAATTAAGCGTCGTGAACAAAACCGTGAAATTGAACGAATTATGAAACATTATTAA
- a CDS encoding amino acid permease, with protein MKKSAPELNRSMTAGQMEMISLGGAIGVGLFMGSTSTIKWTGPSVILAYAFVGLILYIVMRALGEMIYINPGTGSFADYATEYVHPVAGYLAKWANVFEYIVVGMSEVVAATEYLKYWWPHLHTWVAGVVIIIFLVLANLASAKAYGSLEFWFAMIKVITIIFMILLGFMIIFFGFGNGGHPTGFSNLWSHGGFFTGGWSGFFFSMSIIVGSYEGIELLGISAGEVANPQKAIVKSVKSVLFRILIFYVGAIFVIVTIYPWNELSSVGSPFVSTFAKVGITAAASIINFVVLTAALSGANSGIYSSSRMLFKLSHEGDAPKIFGRLSKRIVPDAAILGISSGILIGFIIDMISATYNHSTADMFVVVFSSSVLPGMIPWFVILLAELRFRRNNKDLVVDHPFKLPLYPFSNYFAFIMLIVIVIFMFINPDTRVSVIVGAAVLILAVAVYLVRHGFKNEKA; from the coding sequence ATGAAAAAATCGGCACCAGAACTTAATCGTTCGATGACTGCTGGTCAGATGGAAATGATTTCCCTTGGTGGAGCGATTGGTGTTGGACTGTTTATGGGATCAACATCTACAATCAAGTGGACAGGGCCATCTGTTATCCTCGCATATGCGTTTGTTGGCTTAATTTTATATATTGTTATGAGAGCATTAGGAGAGATGATTTACATTAATCCTGGAACAGGTTCTTTTGCAGATTATGCAACTGAATATGTTCATCCAGTAGCTGGATATCTTGCTAAATGGGCTAACGTGTTTGAATATATTGTTGTCGGGATGTCCGAAGTAGTAGCTGCGACTGAATATCTTAAATATTGGTGGCCCCACCTTCATACTTGGGTAGCCGGAGTTGTTATTATTATTTTCCTGGTCCTCGCTAATTTAGCAAGTGCAAAGGCATATGGATCCCTTGAATTTTGGTTTGCGATGATCAAAGTTATTACTATTATCTTTATGATTTTACTTGGATTTATGATTATCTTCTTTGGATTTGGTAATGGCGGTCATCCAACTGGTTTCAGCAATCTTTGGTCTCATGGTGGATTCTTCACTGGTGGCTGGAGTGGTTTCTTCTTCTCAATGTCAATTATTGTTGGATCTTATGAGGGAATTGAATTGCTAGGAATTTCTGCCGGTGAAGTAGCAAATCCGCAAAAAGCAATTGTCAAATCTGTTAAGTCTGTTTTATTCCGGATTTTGATTTTCTATGTTGGTGCAATTTTTGTAATTGTAACAATTTATCCTTGGAATGAATTAAGCAGTGTTGGATCACCATTTGTATCTACTTTTGCTAAGGTCGGAATTACAGCTGCAGCCTCAATTATTAACTTTGTGGTTTTAACCGCTGCTTTATCAGGTGCCAATTCAGGTATTTATAGTTCAAGTCGGATGCTGTTTAAGTTATCGCATGAGGGTGATGCTCCTAAGATTTTTGGTCGTCTTTCAAAACGGATCGTTCCCGATGCTGCTATCCTTGGTATTTCCAGTGGTATTTTGATTGGCTTTATTATTGATATGATTTCGGCAACTTATAACCACTCAACTGCTGATATGTTCGTGGTTGTCTTCAGTTCTTCTGTTTTACCTGGAATGATTCCATGGTTTGTAATTTTACTAGCAGAATTACGGTTCCGTCGTAATAATAAAGACTTAGTGGTTGATCACCCATTTAAATTACCGCTATATCCATTTTCGAATTACTTTGCATTTATCATGCTGATTGTGATTGTCATCTTTATGTTTATTAATCCTGACACACGAGTTTCGGTTATTGTTGGTGCTGCAGTGTTGATTCTAGCAGTCGCAGTATACCTTGTTCGGCATGGTTTTAAAAATGAAAAAGCATAA
- the tpiA gene encoding triose-phosphate isomerase: MRVPIIAGNWKMHKDVQEAVSFIEKVKNQLPPADQLETAIAAPTLCLVPMVKAAEESPLKIMAENCYYKNEGAYTGETSPYALYQAGIHHVILGHSERRTYFNETDELINKKVKAALVNGLCPIVCCDDTMRRRVAGKKVHWVVSRILADLHGLTNDEICHVTVAYEPSWAIGTGESADPEQAAEGCYLIRQTISDMYGDEVANNVRILYGGSVTTSNINALMAKNDIDGVLVGAASLNPETFLQLVHH; this comes from the coding sequence ATGAGAGTACCGATTATTGCTGGTAATTGGAAAATGCATAAGGATGTACAAGAAGCTGTCTCTTTTATCGAAAAAGTAAAAAATCAGCTTCCGCCTGCCGACCAACTTGAAACAGCAATTGCTGCTCCTACTCTTTGTTTAGTACCAATGGTTAAAGCGGCTGAAGAATCCCCGTTAAAAATAATGGCAGAAAACTGCTACTATAAGAATGAGGGAGCCTATACTGGTGAAACAAGTCCATATGCTTTATACCAGGCAGGAATCCATCATGTGATTTTAGGCCATTCTGAACGCCGAACTTACTTTAATGAGACTGATGAATTAATTAATAAAAAAGTGAAGGCAGCATTAGTAAATGGGTTATGTCCGATTGTTTGTTGTGATGATACCATGCGTCGACGAGTTGCTGGAAAGAAAGTTCATTGGGTGGTGAGTCGAATTCTCGCTGACCTTCATGGATTGACCAATGACGAAATTTGTCATGTTACGGTTGCTTATGAACCAAGTTGGGCGATTGGAACAGGCGAGAGTGCTGATCCAGAACAAGCGGCGGAAGGTTGTTACCTTATTCGCCAGACAATTAGTGATATGTATGGCGATGAAGTTGCAAATAATGTTCGAATTCTCTATGGAGGAAGTGTGACAACTTCTAATATCAATGCACTAATGGCAAAAAATGATATTGATGGTGTTTTAGTCGGAGCGGCGAGCTTAAATCCAGAAACATTTTTACAATTAGTTCACCATTAG
- a CDS encoding ClC family H(+)/Cl(-) exchange transporter, whose translation MESRKEAFHRYNQFNQLIRAIIIGILTGLVVSVFRLIIQHFLQLVTASFVYFHSHPLWLIPWTIGSIILALLLGWLAQSYPDIKGSGIPQVEGQLTNQFDEKWWPVLWRKFLGGIFAIGSGLYLGREGPSIQLGATIGQGVEEKAKVGQLNRQIGIASGAAAGLSAAFNAPIAATIFILEEVYHNFSPVIWLATFVSSLCSNMVSMQFFGLRPVLNVPYNHMLPNNLYWHLIALGILLGILGRLYQVVILHLNGWMARIPKLSPIAYPIIPFLLVIPIAWYFPITLGGGNKLIIILRSLPFSLALFVGLFVLRFVFSMISYGSQLPGGIFLPILTLGAILGAVYCALMVRLGLMPVRYLPNFIIYGMAGYFACISKAPFTAILLITEMVGSLAHLMPLALVAVVAYLVVDALHGEPVYTAMFNAFIGNNPQPARHKEDVTMSITIYAGARLDGCKIKDFPWPTDCIVMVIYRGEEKIIPNGQTKLQAGDTLILRANSATTRQAYHEISRAAHYAQG comes from the coding sequence ATGGAGAGTAGAAAAGAGGCATTTCATCGCTATAATCAGTTCAATCAACTAATTCGGGCGATCATTATTGGAATATTGACTGGTTTAGTAGTTAGTGTATTTAGGCTTATAATTCAACACTTTTTACAATTAGTAACAGCAAGTTTTGTATATTTTCATTCTCATCCATTATGGCTAATACCATGGACGATTGGATCAATTATTTTAGCATTATTGTTAGGATGGTTAGCTCAATCCTATCCTGATATAAAAGGTTCAGGGATTCCGCAGGTTGAAGGACAATTGACTAATCAGTTTGATGAAAAATGGTGGCCAGTGTTATGGCGGAAATTTCTTGGCGGGATTTTCGCTATTGGATCCGGATTATACCTCGGACGTGAAGGACCATCAATTCAACTTGGGGCAACTATTGGGCAAGGAGTAGAGGAAAAAGCCAAAGTAGGACAACTTAATCGTCAAATAGGGATTGCAAGTGGGGCCGCGGCAGGGCTATCTGCAGCCTTCAATGCGCCAATCGCTGCGACGATCTTTATTTTGGAAGAAGTGTATCATAATTTTTCACCGGTAATTTGGTTGGCAACATTTGTGAGTTCGCTTTGTTCAAATATGGTTTCAATGCAGTTCTTTGGCTTACGGCCGGTTTTGAATGTTCCCTATAATCATATGCTTCCTAATAATCTTTATTGGCACTTGATCGCACTTGGTATTTTATTAGGTATTTTAGGGCGCCTTTACCAAGTTGTTATTTTGCATTTGAATGGTTGGATGGCACGGATTCCTAAACTGTCCCCGATCGCCTACCCAATTATTCCGTTTTTGCTGGTTATTCCCATTGCCTGGTATTTTCCAATCACACTGGGCGGAGGAAATAAATTAATTATTATTTTGCGTTCCTTACCATTTTCTTTAGCGCTTTTTGTGGGGCTTTTTGTCCTTCGCTTTGTATTTTCAATGATTAGTTATGGTTCGCAATTACCAGGTGGGATATTCTTGCCAATTTTAACTCTTGGTGCTATTTTGGGCGCGGTTTATTGTGCGTTAATGGTTCGCTTGGGATTAATGCCAGTTCGATATTTACCGAATTTTATTATCTATGGAATGGCAGGCTACTTTGCATGTATTAGCAAGGCGCCATTTACTGCTATTTTATTAATTACTGAAATGGTTGGCTCACTTGCACATTTAATGCCATTAGCCTTAGTAGCCGTGGTAGCCTATCTCGTTGTAGATGCGTTACATGGCGAACCAGTATATACAGCGATGTTTAATGCTTTTATTGGAAACAATCCGCAACCAGCACGCCATAAAGAGGATGTTACGATGTCGATTACCATTTATGCTGGAGCACGGTTAGATGGTTGTAAAATAAAAGATTTTCCATGGCCAACTGATTGTATTGTGATGGTTATTTATCGGGGAGAAGAAAAAATTATTCCGAATGGCCAAACAAAGCTGCAAGCGGGCGATACATTAATTTTACGTGCTAATTCAGCGACTACCAGACAAGCTTACCATGAGATAAGTCGAGCCGCGCATTATGCACAAGGATAG
- a CDS encoding alpha/beta hydrolase encodes MITYTGESFFFPHSGRRGVILLHAYTGNTNDVRMLGRQLNWQGYTVFAPLLSGHGGDPRKVLESNGPDDWWDDTRMAIFRLRDAGIDQIAIFGLSLGGLLATRALENDPQLLGGGVFASPITTWGQSNVPKYFPKIAAKYYRQQKINPLITKEKVAKLTEQLPKQLAQIQTMAHQICDQLDQIHQPFFIAQGGADEMIDPVSGLQLKARLQANGVAVDYHYYPTATHLLTVNTAHRQLFADVEKYLQNLFEVSSNDNK; translated from the coding sequence GTGATAACGTATACTGGTGAGTCTTTTTTCTTTCCCCATAGTGGACGTCGTGGAGTTATTTTGCTTCATGCATATACAGGAAATACGAATGATGTTCGAATGTTAGGACGTCAACTCAATTGGCAAGGATATACAGTCTTCGCACCGCTTTTGAGTGGGCATGGCGGTGATCCACGAAAAGTACTAGAAAGCAATGGTCCAGATGATTGGTGGGATGATACCCGGATGGCAATCTTTCGTTTACGCGATGCTGGAATTGATCAAATTGCAATTTTTGGTTTATCGCTCGGTGGTTTACTTGCCACCAGGGCTCTTGAGAATGATCCGCAATTATTAGGTGGTGGTGTTTTTGCATCCCCAATTACCACCTGGGGACAATCAAATGTTCCGAAATACTTTCCTAAAATTGCGGCAAAGTATTATCGTCAACAAAAAATTAACCCCTTAATCACTAAGGAAAAGGTTGCTAAATTGACTGAGCAACTCCCTAAACAACTAGCACAAATTCAAACAATGGCGCATCAAATTTGTGACCAATTAGATCAGATTCATCAACCTTTCTTTATTGCACAGGGAGGCGCGGATGAAATGATTGATCCAGTATCTGGCCTGCAATTAAAAGCAAGATTACAAGCAAATGGGGTTGCAGTTGATTATCATTACTACCCAACCGCTACTCACTTATTAACAGTTAATACCGCTCATCGTCAATTATTTGCCGATGTAGAAAAATATTTACAAAATTTATTCGAGGTGTCTTCTAATGACAACAAATAA
- a CDS encoding uracil-DNA glycosylase, with translation MKQLIHNDWWEVLKPQFESAYYAQLHNFLKEEYTHQTIYPEMHHIFEAFEWTPFSKVKVVILGQDPYHGPNQAHGCSFSVLPGVPVPPSLQNIYKELQSDLGCTPVNHGYLKKWADQGVLLLNSVLTVRAGQAYSHRGHGWEQLTDAAIHALSERPKPVVFILWGRAARNKKQLINTKTNIVLESAHPSPLSANRGFFGSRPFSKTNEALQAMGEQPIDWQLPAELNYR, from the coding sequence GTGAAACAATTAATTCATAACGACTGGTGGGAAGTTTTAAAGCCCCAGTTTGAAAGTGCGTATTATGCGCAATTGCATAATTTCCTAAAAGAAGAATATACCCATCAAACGATCTATCCAGAAATGCATCATATTTTTGAAGCATTTGAATGGACTCCTTTTAGTAAGGTTAAAGTTGTTATTCTTGGTCAAGATCCTTATCATGGACCAAACCAAGCTCATGGGTGTAGTTTTTCAGTACTGCCTGGGGTACCGGTCCCGCCTTCATTACAGAATATTTACAAAGAATTGCAAAGTGATTTAGGTTGTACACCGGTAAATCACGGCTATTTGAAGAAATGGGCTGATCAAGGTGTCCTGTTGTTAAATTCGGTTTTGACAGTACGAGCAGGGCAAGCATATTCTCACCGTGGACATGGCTGGGAGCAATTAACAGATGCGGCGATTCATGCTTTATCTGAACGTCCTAAACCAGTTGTGTTCATCTTGTGGGGACGAGCTGCTCGAAATAAGAAACAGTTAATTAATACGAAGACAAATATCGTTCTTGAATCAGCTCACCCGAGTCCATTATCTGCTAACCGTGGATTCTTTGGGTCTCGACCATTTTCTAAAACAAACGAAGCACTTCAGGCAATGGGAGAACAGCCAATTGATTGGCAACTGCCTGCCGAACTAAATTATCGTTAA
- the eno gene encoding phosphopyruvate hydratase, producing the protein MSLITDIYAREVLDSRGNPTVEAEVYTEAGGVGRGIVPSGASTGEHEAVELRDGDKNRFGGKGVLKAVSNVNNIIAKEIVGMEVTDQIAIDKAMIKLDGTPNKGKLGANAILAVSLAAARAAADELQVPLYNYLGGFNAHVLPTPMMNVINGGAHSDNKVDFQEFMIMPVGAPTVREAIRWGSETFHALKKELEAAGKVTSVGDEGGFAPDFANNEEPFEYLIKAIEDAGYKPGKDIAIAFDVAASELWNDEDKKYKLRWSTGEEYTTEEWINYLSGIIEKYPVVSVEDPIDENNWDDWVTITDKLGKKVQLVGDDFFVTNTDYLKKGIQMGAANSILIKLNQIGTLTETVEAIEMAKEAGYTAIVSHRSGETEDTTIADLVVATNAGQIKTGSMSRTDRLAKYNQLMRIEDQLGDVAQYKGIHSFYNLSQQARQDIENR; encoded by the coding sequence ATGTCACTCATTACAGATATTTATGCACGTGAAGTCCTTGATTCACGTGGTAACCCAACAGTTGAAGCAGAAGTTTACACAGAAGCCGGTGGTGTAGGCCGCGGTATCGTTCCTTCAGGTGCTTCAACTGGTGAACACGAAGCTGTTGAATTACGTGACGGCGACAAGAACCGTTTTGGCGGCAAGGGTGTTTTAAAGGCTGTTTCAAACGTAAACAACATTATTGCTAAGGAAATCGTAGGGATGGAAGTTACTGACCAAATCGCTATCGATAAGGCAATGATTAAGTTAGACGGTACTCCAAACAAGGGTAAGTTAGGTGCTAACGCTATTTTAGCTGTTTCATTAGCTGCTGCTCGGGCTGCTGCTGACGAATTACAAGTACCTCTTTACAACTACCTTGGTGGTTTCAACGCTCATGTATTGCCAACACCAATGATGAACGTTATTAACGGTGGTGCTCACTCAGATAACAAGGTTGACTTCCAAGAATTCATGATTATGCCAGTTGGTGCACCAACTGTACGTGAAGCTATTCGTTGGGGTTCTGAAACTTTCCACGCCTTGAAGAAGGAATTGGAAGCTGCTGGTAAAGTAACCTCTGTTGGTGACGAAGGTGGATTTGCTCCTGACTTTGCTAACAACGAAGAACCATTCGAATACTTAATCAAGGCTATTGAAGATGCTGGTTACAAGCCAGGTAAGGACATTGCCATTGCCTTTGACGTTGCCGCTTCAGAATTATGGAACGACGAAGACAAGAAGTACAAGCTTCGTTGGTCAACTGGTGAAGAATACACCACTGAAGAATGGATTAACTACTTATCCGGTATTATTGAAAAGTATCCAGTAGTATCTGTTGAAGACCCAATTGATGAAAACAACTGGGATGACTGGGTAACTATTACTGATAAGTTAGGCAAGAAGGTTCAACTTGTTGGTGATGACTTCTTTGTAACTAACACCGATTACTTGAAGAAGGGTATCCAAATGGGTGCTGCTAACTCAATCTTAATCAAGCTTAACCAAATTGGTACTTTAACTGAAACTGTTGAAGCTATCGAAATGGCTAAGGAAGCTGGTTACACTGCCATCGTTTCACACCGTTCTGGTGAAACTGAAGACACTACTATCGCTGACTTGGTTGTTGCTACAAACGCTGGACAAATCAAGACTGGTTCTATGAGCCGGACTGACCGTCTTGCTAAGTACAACCAATTAATGCGGATTGAAGATCAACTTGGTGATGTTGCTCAATACAAGGGTATTCACTCATTCTACAACTTGAGTCAACAAGCTCGTCAAGACATCGAAAATCGTTAA